A region from the Chelmon rostratus isolate fCheRos1 chromosome 6, fCheRos1.pri, whole genome shotgun sequence genome encodes:
- the adm2b gene encoding protein ADM2 gives MCALLPAWLCLLFGFLPLEIQSRALTLQSLTHRHRMSLARPSKYPKSSYLTTMPTAPVLPVAVDNHSTQGDRHIIWRARLHKEPPPRLADPLLDQSDSVLREAPAWQRGSRGRRHVNGGSGRGHGHLMRVGCVLGTCQVQNLSHRLYQLIGQSGREDSSPINPRSPHSYG, from the exons ATGTGTGCGCTGCTGCCGGCGTGGCTGTGCCTGTTGTTCGGCTTCCTGCCTCTGGAGATCCAGTCCCGGGCTTTGACTCTGCAAAGCCTCACTCACAGACACAG GATGAGTTTGGCCAGACCCTCTAAATATCCAAAGTCTTCTTACCTCACCACCATGCCCACTGCGCCTGTTCTCCCTGTTGCCGTTGACAACCACAGCACccagggagacagacacatcATCTGGAGGGCCCGGCTCCACAAAGAGCCCCCGCCGAGGCTGGCCGACCCGCTGCTCGACCAAAGCGACAGTGTGCTACGGGAAGCGCCGGCCTGGCAGCGTGGGTCACGGGGTCGTCGTCATGTCAACGGTGGCAGCGGGAGGGGCCACGGACATCTGATGAGGGTGGGGTGCGTTCTAGGCACCTGTCAGGTTCAGAACCTCAGCCACCGTCTCTACCAGCTGATTGGACAGAGCGGGAGGGAAGACTCTTCCCCCATTAACCCTCGCAGTCCTCACAGCTACGGCTAA
- the miox gene encoding inositol oxygenase: MQGPDPSLAYRPNLEKNEAKEKEDYRNFESGSLFDRVFNTYKLMHTNQTLDFVKQKHSEWTGCSHTQMGMMDAIMSLDQLVDESDPDVDFPNSFHAFQTAEGIRQVHPDKDWFQLVGLIHDVGKTMALWDEPQWAVVGDTFPVGCKFQNSIVFRDSTFLENPDDKNPRYNTEYGIYEPNCGLDNVHMSWGHDEYLYRVMKFNNCSIPEEGLYMIRFHSFYPWHSHGDYMHLCDDKDLRMLPWVQEFNKFDLYTKTTDLPDVDKLKPYYQSLIDKYCPGILKW; this comes from the exons atGCAGGGTCCAGATCCATCGCTGGCATATCGGCCAAATCTGGAGAAGAATGAAGCTAAAGAGAAGGAGGACTACAGGAACTTCGAG agcgGAAGTCTGTTTGACCGTGTGTTCAACACGTACAAGCTGATGCACACCAACCAGACGCTGGACTTTGTCAAACAAAAG CACTCTGAATGGACCGGCTGCAGCCACACTCAGATGGGGATGATGGACGCGATCATGTCTCTAGACCAGCTGGTGGACGAGTCCGACCCTGATGTGGACTTCCCCAACTCCTTCCACGCCTTCCAGACTGCCGAGGGCATCCGCCAGGTGCACCCAGACAAAG ACTGGTTCCAGCTGGTGGGTCTGATCCATGATGTTGGAAAGACAATGGCTCTCTGGGATGAACCCCAG TGGGCTGTAGTAGGCGACACCTTCCCAGTGGGCTGCAAGTTTCAAAACTCCATCGTGTTCAGAGACAGCACCTTCCTGGAAAACCCAGACGACAAAAATCCCAGATACAA tACTGAATACGGGATCTATGAACCAAACTGTGGGCTCGACAATGTCCACATGTCCTGGGGTCATGACG AGTATCTCTACAGAGTTATGAAGTTCAACAACTGCTCCATCCCAGAGGAG GGCCTGTACATGATCCGCTTCCATTCATTCTATCCCTGGCACTCCCATGGAGACTACATGCATCTGTGCGATGACAAAGACCTGCGCATGCTGCCCTGGGTCCAAGAGTTCAA CAAATTTGACCTGTACACAAAGACCACCGACCTGCCCGATGTCGACAAGCTGAAGCCGTACTACCAGTCTCTGATCGACAAGTACTGTCCTGGAATACTGAAGtggtga